From a region of the Rouxiella sp. S1S-2 genome:
- a CDS encoding glutamine synthetase family protein has product MSLITNNIEVENFALPGEETRSSAFQDEVTEYLERHPLTQHVDVLLTDLNGSFRGKRIPVSALRKIEKGCYFPASVFAMDILGNVVEEAGLGQELGEPDRICLPVPGTLSPSASDPEHIGQLLLTMLDEDGTPFDVEPRNVLNHIWQTLRQRGLFPVVAVELEFYLLDRQRDAEGALQPPCTPGTHERNIQSQVYSVDNLDHFADVLNDIDRLAHIQGLPADGAVAESSPGQFEINLHHTDNILNACDHALALKRLVRLVAENHEMDATFMAKPYDEYAGSGMHIHLSILDDNGKNLFSNEQGEDSPLMKKALAGMIAMMPASMAVLAPNVNAFRRFQPGMYVPTQASWGHNNRTVALRVPCSDTNNHRVEYRVAGADANPYLVVATVLAGVLFGLDNPLPLSEPVTGNGLEQEGAPLPIRQSDALQMFEQQTALHKYLGERFSHVYHACKSDELLQFERRVTETEIDWMLRNA; this is encoded by the coding sequence ATGAGTCTAATTACCAACAACATCGAAGTTGAAAACTTCGCCCTCCCCGGTGAAGAGACGCGAAGTAGCGCGTTCCAGGACGAAGTTACTGAATACCTGGAACGTCACCCGCTTACTCAGCACGTCGATGTACTTCTCACCGATTTAAATGGCAGTTTTCGCGGCAAACGCATTCCCGTCTCAGCGCTGCGTAAAATTGAAAAAGGCTGTTATTTCCCCGCCTCCGTCTTCGCCATGGATATTTTAGGTAATGTGGTTGAAGAAGCCGGTCTTGGCCAGGAGCTGGGTGAACCCGACCGAATATGTCTCCCCGTCCCCGGCACGCTTTCACCTTCTGCTTCAGACCCTGAACATATTGGGCAACTGCTGTTAACCATGCTTGACGAAGATGGCACTCCCTTTGACGTTGAACCACGCAATGTCCTGAATCATATCTGGCAAACATTGCGCCAGCGGGGCTTGTTCCCGGTGGTAGCGGTAGAGTTGGAGTTTTATCTGCTCGACAGGCAGCGGGACGCGGAGGGAGCACTGCAGCCACCCTGCACCCCGGGTACTCACGAGCGAAATATTCAGAGCCAAGTCTACTCGGTTGACAATCTCGACCATTTTGCTGACGTATTAAACGACATTGACCGACTGGCGCATATTCAGGGATTACCGGCCGACGGCGCCGTGGCGGAATCCTCCCCGGGTCAATTCGAAATTAACCTGCATCACACAGACAACATCCTTAACGCTTGCGATCACGCGTTAGCGCTGAAAAGATTGGTGCGGCTGGTGGCGGAAAATCATGAAATGGACGCCACCTTCATGGCCAAGCCGTATGACGAATACGCCGGCAGCGGTATGCACATTCATCTCAGCATACTGGACGATAACGGCAAAAACCTGTTCTCGAATGAGCAGGGTGAAGACTCGCCGCTGATGAAAAAAGCGCTGGCGGGGATGATTGCCATGATGCCTGCTTCCATGGCCGTGTTGGCGCCAAACGTTAATGCCTTTAGACGTTTCCAGCCTGGAATGTATGTACCGACCCAGGCATCGTGGGGGCATAACAATCGCACCGTGGCGCTGCGCGTTCCGTGCAGTGACACCAACAATCACCGCGTTGAGTATCGCGTAGCGGGAGCTGATGCCAATCCTTACCTGGTGGTAGCAACGGTGCTCGCGGGCGTGCTGTTCGGCCTTGATAATCCGCTGCCATTATCAGAACCGGTCACGGGCAATGGCTTGGAGCAAGAGGGGGCACCGTTGCCCATTCGTCAAAGCGATGCGTTGCAGATGTTTGAACAGCAGACAGCGTTGCATAAATATCTGGGTGAACGTTTTAGTCACGTTTATCACGCCTGTAAGTCGGACGAGCTGTTGCAATTCGAACGTCGGGTAACAGAAACCGAAATTGACTGGATGCTGAGAAATGCCTGA
- a CDS encoding sugar ABC transporter ATP-binding protein: MRNISISFGGFSALHQVDFTLEGGAVQALVGANGAGKSTLMAVLAGAYNHYSGQILIDGQPVTISQPHHAREHGIHLVQQEVDVALIPTLNVAENIMLDALSEPGHLLKWSKIYQQAQTLTEQLGLKINLRQRIENCTLAEKQLILLARALSHKCRFLILDEPTAPLDHAESERLFTLVRRLRDEGMAVVFISHRIHELRDICDRMTVLRDGRLVSDDSMQGLTNEHIIEKMIGHQINDIYPPRRPPHSTETLLKIESLHDKDKLRNISLTLHRGEILGIAGLAGAGKTEMCKALFGASPSQVERGELNGKPWKPREPYLSVEQGLALVPEERRKEGIFIDDDIPMNLSVVADNSFSTLSIFNRRASLSWAKEIINRLGIRASGPLQKLARLSGGNQQKVAIGKWLRSESQVLIFDEPTKGVDIRAKQDVFRLIDGLAQQGKGIIYASGEFAELVGLCDRILVLWDGRIVAELNAADIDEQTLLDYSTGGTPA, from the coding sequence ATGCGTAATATCTCAATCTCGTTTGGGGGTTTTTCGGCGCTTCATCAGGTGGATTTCACTCTTGAAGGTGGCGCAGTGCAGGCTTTGGTCGGTGCCAACGGCGCGGGGAAATCAACGCTGATGGCCGTGCTTGCCGGGGCTTATAACCACTACAGCGGGCAAATCCTCATTGACGGTCAACCGGTGACCATCAGTCAGCCGCATCACGCGCGCGAGCACGGTATTCATCTGGTACAGCAGGAAGTTGACGTCGCCCTGATACCCACGCTGAACGTCGCCGAAAATATAATGCTCGATGCGCTTTCAGAACCGGGTCATTTGCTCAAGTGGTCAAAAATTTATCAGCAAGCACAGACACTTACTGAACAGCTGGGGCTGAAAATTAACCTGCGTCAACGCATCGAAAACTGCACGCTGGCCGAGAAACAGCTGATTTTGCTTGCCCGTGCGCTGTCACATAAATGCCGTTTCCTGATACTTGATGAACCGACTGCCCCGCTGGACCACGCCGAAAGTGAACGCCTGTTTACGCTCGTTCGCCGCCTGCGCGATGAAGGCATGGCGGTGGTGTTCATTTCTCACCGCATCCACGAACTGCGCGATATCTGCGACCGCATGACAGTCCTGCGCGACGGGCGTCTGGTCAGCGACGACAGCATGCAGGGACTGACCAACGAACACATCATCGAGAAGATGATTGGTCACCAAATTAACGATATATATCCCCCACGTCGGCCGCCTCACAGCACAGAAACGCTGTTGAAAATAGAAAGCCTGCACGACAAAGACAAGCTGCGTAATATCAGCCTGACGCTGCATCGCGGCGAGATCCTCGGCATCGCCGGTTTGGCGGGAGCGGGTAAAACCGAAATGTGCAAGGCGCTGTTTGGCGCATCGCCAAGTCAGGTCGAGCGCGGTGAGCTTAATGGAAAACCGTGGAAGCCGCGTGAGCCGTATCTGTCGGTTGAACAGGGGCTGGCACTAGTGCCGGAAGAGCGACGCAAAGAGGGGATTTTTATCGATGATGATATTCCCATGAACCTCAGCGTCGTCGCCGACAACAGCTTCTCTACGCTGAGCATCTTTAATCGCCGCGCCTCACTGAGCTGGGCGAAAGAGATCATTAATCGGCTGGGCATCCGTGCGTCCGGGCCGCTGCAGAAGCTGGCGCGCCTTTCCGGCGGCAATCAGCAGAAGGTCGCCATTGGCAAGTGGTTGCGCAGCGAAAGTCAGGTGCTGATTTTCGATGAGCCGACCAAAGGCGTTGATATCAGAGCAAAACAGGATGTATTCAGGCTGATAGACGGTCTGGCGCAACAGGGAAAAGGCATTATTTATGCTTCGGGCGAGTTCGCCGAACTGGTCGGACTGTGTGACCGAATTTTGGTGCTTTGGGATGGCCGCATTGTTGCCGAGCTGAATGCTGCCGACATTGATGAACAGACCCTTTTAGATTATTCAACCGGAGGAACCCCCGCGTGA
- a CDS encoding APC family permease, which produces MSNNHSAIPSAAPRVKLRRTLTLVQVVMMGLAYLQPMTIFDTFGIVTSMTDGHVATAYLFALVAVLFTAVSYGKLVKRFPSAGSAYTYAQKAISPHVGFMVGWSSLLDYLFMPMINILLAKIYLEAIFPGFPSWVWVVALVGLMTAFNLRGIKLVANMNSVVVVVQVAIMVLIVGLLIYGVYQGEGAGTLVSSKPFWSENAHTVPMITGATILCFSFLGFDGISSLSEETPNADKVIPRAIFLTALIGGVIFVVVSYFLQLYFPTISRFHDPDASQPEIMLFVGGKVFQFVILCFSCVTVLASGMAAHAGVSRLLYVMGRDGVFPEKIFGFVHPTWRTPAFNVVLVGVVALSAISFDLVTATALINFGALVAFTFVNLSVISQFYIREKRNRTLSDHIHYLVLPVIGALTVGALWLNLEASSMTLGLVWGAIGLSYLAFITRRFRQPPPQMSEEVI; this is translated from the coding sequence ATGTCGAATAATCATTCTGCTATTCCTTCAGCTGCACCGCGCGTGAAGCTTCGCCGCACCCTGACACTGGTTCAGGTGGTGATGATGGGCCTTGCCTATCTGCAGCCGATGACCATTTTTGATACCTTTGGTATTGTGACCAGCATGACCGACGGCCACGTTGCAACCGCCTATTTGTTTGCGCTGGTTGCCGTGCTGTTTACCGCGGTGAGCTACGGCAAGCTGGTTAAGCGTTTCCCGTCGGCGGGTTCTGCCTACACTTACGCCCAGAAAGCCATTAGTCCACACGTTGGCTTTATGGTGGGCTGGTCGTCACTGCTCGATTATCTGTTTATGCCGATGATCAACATCCTGCTGGCAAAAATCTACCTTGAGGCGATTTTCCCTGGCTTCCCGTCGTGGGTCTGGGTAGTGGCGCTGGTCGGCCTGATGACGGCCTTTAACCTGCGTGGCATCAAGCTGGTTGCCAACATGAACAGCGTGGTGGTGGTGGTTCAGGTCGCTATCATGGTGCTTATCGTCGGACTGCTGATTTATGGCGTCTATCAGGGTGAAGGCGCAGGTACGCTGGTGAGCAGCAAGCCGTTCTGGTCTGAAAACGCGCATACGGTACCGATGATAACCGGGGCGACAATACTCTGCTTCTCGTTCCTCGGATTCGACGGCATCAGCTCCCTGTCAGAAGAGACGCCAAATGCGGATAAAGTTATCCCGCGCGCCATCTTCCTGACGGCGCTGATTGGCGGGGTGATTTTTGTTGTGGTGTCTTACTTCCTGCAGCTCTATTTCCCGACGATTTCGCGCTTCCACGACCCAGACGCGTCGCAGCCGGAAATCATGCTGTTTGTGGGCGGTAAAGTGTTCCAATTCGTCATTCTGTGCTTCTCCTGCGTGACTGTATTGGCATCGGGTATGGCTGCACACGCGGGCGTTTCGCGTCTACTTTACGTGATGGGGCGTGATGGTGTGTTCCCGGAGAAAATCTTCGGTTTTGTCCATCCGACCTGGCGTACTCCGGCGTTTAACGTTGTTCTGGTTGGCGTGGTTGCGCTTTCGGCGATCAGCTTTGATTTGGTGACCGCCACGGCGCTTATCAACTTTGGTGCGCTGGTGGCCTTTACCTTCGTTAACCTGTCGGTCATTTCACAGTTCTATATTCGTGAAAAACGTAACCGCACGCTGAGTGACCACATTCATTACCTCGTGCTGCCGGTGATTGGTGCGTTGACCGTCGGCGCGCTGTGGTTGAACCTTGAGGCCAGCTCAATGACGCTGGGTCTGGTGTGGGGCGCGATTGGCCTGTCTTATCTGGCCTTTATCACGCGTCGCTTCCGTCAGCCGCCGCCGCAGATGAGTGAAGAAGTCATCTAA
- a CDS encoding iron ABC transporter permease, producing the protein MSASTDPLLNTVSHNDETGFDGSVMGRYNAILRRRLSLMLVLVLAIFASLVLDFVMGPAGLTLDTLWQTIFHAQAADAGTRVIVWDIRMPYALMAVAVGMSLGLAGAEMQTILNNPLASPFTLGVSSAAAFGAALAIVLNIGIPGIPDQWFISANAFIFALLAALMLDGVTRWTQVASSGVVLFGIALVFTFNALVSLMQFIASEDTLQGLVFWTMGSLARATWIKLAVMAGAFLLLLPISMKSAWKLTALRLGEDRAVSFGIDVRRLRLGTLLRISILSALAVAFVGPIGFIGLVAPHIARMMFGEDHRFYLPASALIGALVLSLASVASKNLVPGVIIPVGIVTSLVGVPFFLSIILRHRGTV; encoded by the coding sequence ATGAGTGCTTCAACCGATCCCCTCCTTAATACCGTCAGCCATAACGACGAAACCGGCTTTGATGGCAGCGTAATGGGTCGCTATAACGCGATTCTTCGCCGCCGCCTCTCATTGATGTTAGTGCTGGTGTTGGCTATTTTTGCCTCGCTGGTGCTCGATTTTGTCATGGGACCTGCGGGGTTAACGCTCGATACGCTGTGGCAAACCATTTTCCACGCTCAGGCGGCGGACGCGGGTACGCGAGTGATCGTTTGGGATATTCGTATGCCGTATGCCCTGATGGCGGTAGCGGTTGGCATGTCTTTGGGCCTGGCAGGCGCAGAGATGCAAACTATCCTTAACAACCCGTTGGCGAGCCCGTTCACGCTGGGCGTTTCTTCGGCCGCCGCATTTGGTGCCGCGCTGGCTATCGTGTTGAATATTGGTATTCCGGGCATTCCCGATCAGTGGTTTATCTCGGCCAACGCCTTTATTTTTGCCCTGCTTGCCGCACTGATGCTGGACGGCGTGACCCGCTGGACGCAGGTTGCCAGCTCCGGCGTGGTGCTGTTTGGTATTGCGCTGGTGTTTACCTTTAACGCCTTGGTTTCACTGATGCAGTTTATTGCCTCGGAAGATACTCTCCAGGGGCTGGTGTTTTGGACCATGGGCAGTCTGGCGCGCGCCACTTGGATAAAACTTGCCGTCATGGCGGGCGCATTCTTGCTGCTGTTGCCGATTTCGATGAAAAGTGCCTGGAAACTTACCGCGCTGCGCCTCGGTGAAGACCGCGCGGTCAGTTTTGGCATCGACGTGCGTCGTCTGCGCCTTGGCACTCTGCTGCGCATCAGTATTCTTTCTGCTCTGGCCGTGGCGTTTGTCGGGCCGATCGGCTTTATCGGGCTGGTAGCGCCGCACATCGCGCGCATGATGTTTGGCGAAGATCACCGTTTCTATCTTCCGGCCAGTGCGCTGATTGGCGCGTTGGTGCTTTCTCTTGCCTCGGTTGCTTCTAAAAATCTGGTGCCAGGCGTTATCATCCCGGTCGGAATTGTGACCTCGCTGGTGGGCGTGCCGTTCTTCCTGAGCATTATTTTGCGTCACAGGGGAACCGTATGA
- a CDS encoding RES family NAD+ phosphorylase, whose amino-acid sequence MILYRLTKTRYSSTAWTGQGAKEVGGRWNSVGTAMVYASETASLTMLETLVHLHAANLLDSFTLFAVDVPEDLIENIDPQSLPTGWNASEAPEALSQMGDQWVRSGSAVALGVPSAISPVESNFLLNPLHPEYQAIVNQAVTIEFKFDERLK is encoded by the coding sequence GTGATCCTCTACCGTTTAACCAAAACGCGATATTCCTCAACGGCGTGGACCGGACAGGGGGCAAAAGAGGTTGGCGGAAGGTGGAATAGTGTGGGTACCGCCATGGTTTACGCGTCCGAAACGGCATCACTGACCATGCTTGAAACACTTGTGCATCTGCACGCTGCCAATTTGTTGGACTCCTTTACCCTGTTTGCAGTCGACGTTCCCGAAGATTTGATTGAGAACATTGATCCTCAGTCGCTGCCAACGGGTTGGAATGCCTCTGAAGCTCCTGAAGCGTTAAGCCAAATGGGCGACCAATGGGTACGTTCGGGCAGCGCAGTAGCACTGGGCGTCCCGAGTGCAATATCCCCGGTTGAGAGCAACTTCTTGCTTAATCCTCTGCACCCTGAGTATCAGGCCATCGTTAATCAGGCGGTAACTATTGAATTCAAATTTGACGAGCGACTTAAGTAA
- a CDS encoding LysR family transcriptional regulator, with amino-acid sequence MDRFQAMATFVRVVETGSFSAAARQLNVGQPAVSKTIAQLEARLQTSLLSRSTHGLTPTEAGLRFYERARTAIEEADEAELAARGAGLGLSGRLRVSAATTFARLHVMPHLPRFLGEHPELDIDVILDDRIIDLIAEGVDVSLRMGPLPDSTAVARRLATSPRSVIATPAYLEKAGEPRNPAELAEHETVIYHPGPNQWSFTQDGKVISTAVHGRVRVSAAEGLRAAVLASMGLCIASDWMFHDELKSGAVRKVLPAWTLPSVDLWAVFPNGRMASAKARQFAAFVESIVSMPDD; translated from the coding sequence ATGGACCGATTTCAGGCAATGGCGACCTTTGTTAGGGTCGTCGAGACGGGATCTTTTTCTGCCGCGGCCCGGCAGCTCAACGTGGGTCAGCCCGCTGTTTCCAAGACGATTGCCCAACTCGAGGCGCGATTGCAAACCAGCCTGCTATCGCGTTCCACCCACGGCCTTACGCCTACCGAGGCGGGGCTGCGTTTTTATGAGCGGGCGCGAACCGCTATTGAGGAAGCCGACGAAGCCGAATTGGCCGCCAGAGGTGCGGGACTCGGTTTATCCGGGCGACTGCGGGTTTCAGCAGCAACGACGTTTGCACGGCTGCATGTCATGCCCCATCTTCCTCGTTTTCTTGGCGAACACCCTGAGCTGGACATCGACGTCATTCTCGACGATCGCATCATTGACCTTATTGCCGAAGGCGTGGATGTGTCATTACGAATGGGACCTTTACCCGACTCGACGGCGGTTGCTCGCAGACTGGCAACGTCTCCACGCTCGGTGATTGCCACCCCGGCCTATCTGGAAAAAGCCGGTGAACCCCGAAACCCTGCCGAACTGGCCGAGCACGAAACCGTTATCTATCATCCTGGACCGAATCAGTGGTCGTTCACCCAGGACGGAAAGGTCATCTCGACTGCCGTTCACGGGCGTGTGCGAGTCAGTGCCGCTGAAGGGCTGCGCGCCGCCGTATTGGCCAGCATGGGACTGTGCATCGCCTCGGATTGGATGTTTCACGACGAACTAAAAAGTGGGGCGGTCAGAAAAGTGCTGCCCGCCTGGACGTTGCCGAGCGTCGATCTTTGGGCCGTGTTCCCCAATGGCCGCATGGCCAGCGCCAAAGCGCGTCAGTTTGCCGCTTTTGTAGAATCGATTGTGTCCATGCCTGATGACTAA
- a CDS encoding peroxiredoxin-like family protein yields MTLQAKLDAFKADFEAGKPPYNRPHLVVETMHRATAELIASGQAERALKAGDKAPLFTLNDPQGIPVSSAELLLKGPLVLSFYRGVWCPYCNMELQALQETLPEFEALGASLVAISPQTAPNSRKSVRQNNLSFPILSDPHNAIAEAFGLRFAMPDYLIDLYKGFNNDLPTVNGDASWTLPMPSRYVIGQDGVILYAEVNPDYTRRPEPEDMLPSLRRARGL; encoded by the coding sequence ATGACACTTCAAGCCAAACTCGACGCTTTCAAGGCAGATTTTGAAGCCGGCAAACCACCCTATAATCGACCTCATTTGGTGGTAGAAACCATGCACCGCGCTACCGCCGAGCTTATCGCCTCCGGCCAGGCCGAGCGCGCACTCAAAGCGGGGGATAAAGCGCCACTTTTCACGCTTAATGACCCACAGGGTATCCCGGTATCAAGTGCCGAGCTGCTGTTAAAAGGGCCGCTGGTGCTGAGTTTTTATCGTGGCGTGTGGTGCCCATACTGCAACATGGAGCTTCAGGCGTTACAGGAAACATTGCCTGAATTTGAGGCTTTGGGCGCCAGCCTGGTGGCTATTTCTCCGCAGACTGCACCCAACAGCCGCAAGTCCGTGCGCCAGAATAACCTTAGCTTCCCGATACTTTCAGACCCCCACAACGCCATCGCCGAAGCTTTCGGCCTGCGTTTCGCTATGCCAGATTATCTGATTGACCTGTACAAAGGGTTTAACAACGATTTACCTACCGTCAACGGCGATGCGAGCTGGACACTGCCCATGCCGTCACGCTATGTGATAGGCCAGGACGGCGTCATCCTTTATGCGGAGGTAAATCCTGACTACACCCGCCGCCCTGAGCCTGAAGATATGCTGCCGTCTCTGCGTCGCGCACGCGGCCTCTAA
- the puuD gene encoding gamma-glutamyl-gamma-aminobutyrate hydrolase, with amino-acid sequence MDTIPSTAEIIKINIDAPNAAYRPLIGVVMCQNIVDENPALTVHEKYLDAIFYADGLPIALPHELASREGAIESVLTRLDGIFLTGSPSNVEPHLYGEEGVEQLADPGRDKLSIALIKATLAQGMPLFAACRGMQELVVATGGSLYRKVHEQPGFMDHREDTALPHDNQYDLVHPVDVKQGGLLSELLPEYPRFQVNSLHGQGAKRLGASLTVEAVAPDNLVEAVSVRAHPFALGVQWHPEWHSLTDPVSKQLFESFINACRQYRARQSAHNR; translated from the coding sequence ATGGACACTATTCCTTCCACGGCAGAAATCATCAAAATCAACATCGACGCGCCCAACGCAGCCTATCGCCCGCTTATTGGCGTGGTGATGTGCCAAAATATTGTCGATGAAAATCCCGCACTTACGGTGCATGAAAAATACCTGGATGCGATATTTTACGCAGACGGTTTGCCTATCGCCCTGCCGCATGAGCTGGCCTCACGCGAAGGCGCTATCGAAAGCGTGCTAACGCGGTTGGACGGTATTTTCCTGACCGGCAGCCCGAGTAACGTCGAACCTCATCTTTATGGCGAAGAAGGCGTAGAACAGCTGGCCGATCCGGGTCGCGACAAACTCAGCATCGCCCTTATCAAAGCCACATTGGCGCAGGGAATGCCGCTTTTTGCCGCCTGTCGAGGCATGCAGGAATTGGTTGTTGCCACCGGAGGGAGCTTATATCGCAAGGTGCATGAGCAACCGGGCTTTATGGACCACCGCGAAGACACCGCGCTGCCGCATGATAATCAGTATGATTTAGTCCATCCGGTTGACGTAAAACAGGGGGGATTACTCTCTGAACTCTTGCCGGAATATCCACGCTTTCAGGTGAACTCCCTGCACGGCCAAGGGGCCAAACGTTTGGGGGCGAGCCTCACCGTAGAAGCGGTCGCACCGGACAATTTGGTCGAAGCCGTTAGTGTACGCGCGCATCCTTTTGCCCTTGGCGTGCAGTGGCATCCCGAATGGCATAGTCTGACCGATCCGGTGTCAAAGCAGCTGTTTGAGTCATTTATTAACGCCTGTCGTCAGTACCGTGCGCGACAATCTGCACATAATAGATGA
- a CDS encoding ABC transporter permease — protein MSKDLPLNAPQPWRHHVFEFLYKWGMLLTVVALIALFGIASDNFLEMSNIINIMRSIAIVTVIAIGVSLSLSVGGFDLSVGSTASLANALVISMFVWHGFGTVEAIAITLALCLLVGLFNAFLIVILKIPDMLATLASLFVIQGAAMTYSYGGSITENMLLPSGDMAEGSVPAVFSLLGQVPVIVIVMLVVTVAVQLFMSLTKHGRRMYAIGGNPLAARLAGIRTARYRVIAYLMSSVLAGAGGILLASRIGSSQVNAGGGYLMDAVAAAYIGFSLAGSGKPNALGTLLGAVILGVLQNGLVMLSVPYYAMDIIKGLVLAVALALTYIQKR, from the coding sequence GTGAGCAAAGACTTACCCCTGAACGCCCCCCAACCCTGGCGTCATCATGTTTTCGAATTTCTCTATAAATGGGGGATGTTGCTCACTGTAGTGGCGCTGATTGCGCTGTTTGGGATTGCTTCCGATAATTTCCTGGAAATGTCGAACATCATCAACATCATGCGATCGATTGCGATCGTCACGGTGATTGCCATTGGCGTCTCACTTTCACTGTCGGTTGGCGGGTTTGATTTATCGGTTGGGTCTACGGCCTCACTGGCCAATGCGCTGGTGATTTCAATGTTCGTCTGGCACGGTTTTGGCACCGTTGAAGCTATCGCTATTACGTTGGCGCTGTGCCTGCTGGTGGGTCTTTTTAACGCCTTCCTGATTGTTATCCTTAAAATCCCCGACATGTTAGCCACGCTCGCCAGCCTGTTTGTTATTCAGGGTGCGGCGATGACTTACAGCTACGGCGGCTCGATTACCGAAAATATGCTCCTGCCGAGCGGTGACATGGCGGAGGGGAGCGTTCCTGCGGTATTCAGCCTGTTGGGTCAGGTCCCGGTTATCGTGATTGTTATGCTGGTCGTGACGGTGGCAGTGCAGCTGTTTATGTCGCTGACCAAACACGGTCGCCGCATGTATGCCATTGGCGGTAATCCACTGGCCGCGCGACTAGCGGGTATTCGTACCGCGCGTTATCGGGTGATTGCCTATCTGATGTCGTCCGTGCTGGCGGGCGCCGGTGGCATTTTACTGGCTTCGCGCATTGGCTCCTCGCAGGTTAATGCCGGTGGCGGTTACCTAATGGACGCGGTGGCGGCGGCTTATATTGGTTTTTCATTGGCGGGCTCGGGTAAACCGAATGCGCTGGGTACGCTACTGGGGGCGGTTATTCTCGGCGTTTTGCAGAATGGCCTAGTGATGCTGTCGGTGCCTTATTACGCGATGGATATTATCAAAGGGCTGGTGCTGGCCGTTGCGCTGGCGCTGACCTACATTCAGAAGAGATAG
- a CDS encoding antitoxin Xre/MbcA/ParS toxin-binding domain-containing protein, producing MKTYTPPMSGKEVDSIWNNVGLSLSDGVLLVSKIDEGLEGAVATRIVKWAAISQAELRRMTGIPSTTFSRNIKTRFSPDQSERLVRFIRVMDKAVELFEGDKRAAQKWLNEPSRALAWKTPADLLASETGAYEVMKLITRIEHGIYS from the coding sequence ATGAAAACATATACGCCGCCAATGTCAGGCAAAGAAGTCGACAGTATTTGGAATAACGTGGGTCTCAGTTTGAGCGATGGCGTACTGCTGGTGAGCAAAATTGACGAAGGGCTTGAAGGCGCGGTAGCAACGCGCATCGTAAAGTGGGCAGCCATTTCGCAGGCAGAGCTGCGCCGCATGACCGGCATCCCTAGCACCACCTTCAGCCGCAATATCAAGACGCGTTTTAGCCCAGACCAAAGTGAACGTCTGGTTCGCTTTATCCGCGTTATGGACAAGGCCGTTGAGCTGTTTGAAGGGGATAAACGTGCCGCGCAAAAATGGTTGAATGAGCCAAGCCGGGCGCTGGCCTGGAAAACACCCGCCGATTTGCTTGCCTCCGAGACGGGTGCCTATGAGGTGATGAAATTAATTACGCGCATTGAGCATGGAATTTATTCGTGA
- a CDS encoding ABC transporter ATP-binding protein — translation MPQRHAIDAAQGLQIRNFTAGYPKRAVIRELNVPKLPRGEITVLLGPNGSGKSTLLRALAGLNRAQGEMILDGHDLMQMPFSKRAEQVVYLPQSLPAGVHLHVLESIIVAQRASGGRSHQSQTTAQVMDLLKLLGIEHLALSYLDQLSGGQKQLVGLAQSLIRQPSLLLLDEPLSALDLNYQFHVMDLVRRETRKRNIITVVVVHDINIALRHGDNVLMLKDGQLIADGQPEAVITAESLAKVYGVRGRIERCSQGTPQILIDGLVDTPSL, via the coding sequence ATGCCTCAGCGCCACGCGATTGACGCCGCACAGGGTCTGCAAATTCGCAATTTTACCGCGGGTTATCCTAAGCGCGCGGTGATCCGCGAGTTAAACGTACCCAAGCTTCCTCGCGGTGAAATTACCGTGCTGCTTGGCCCCAACGGCAGCGGAAAATCCACGCTGCTGCGGGCGCTAGCCGGTCTGAACCGTGCGCAGGGAGAAATGATCCTCGACGGGCATGACCTGATGCAAATGCCGTTTTCCAAACGCGCAGAGCAGGTGGTTTATCTGCCGCAGTCACTGCCTGCGGGCGTGCATCTGCACGTGCTGGAGTCAATTATTGTCGCGCAGCGCGCCTCGGGAGGGCGTTCTCACCAATCGCAGACCACCGCGCAGGTGATGGACTTACTCAAACTGCTGGGCATTGAGCATCTGGCATTGAGCTACCTTGACCAGCTTTCTGGCGGCCAGAAGCAGCTGGTGGGCTTGGCGCAGTCGCTGATTCGTCAGCCTTCGTTACTGCTGCTCGACGAGCCGCTGAGCGCGCTGGACCTCAATTATCAGTTCCACGTGATGGATCTGGTGCGCCGTGAAACGCGCAAAAGAAATATCATTACCGTGGTGGTGGTGCATGACATCAATATCGCGCTGCGTCACGGCGACAATGTGCTGATGCTTAAAGACGGGCAGTTGATTGCCGACGGTCAGCCAGAAGCGGTGATTACCGCCGAGAGTTTGGCAAAAGTGTATGGTGTTAGAGGGCGAATTGAACGCTGCTCGCAGGGAACCCCGCAAATCTTGATTGACGGCCTGGTAGACACGCCGAGTCTGTAA